From the Thermovirga lienii DSM 17291 genome, one window contains:
- a CDS encoding M20/DapE family protein YgeY (PFAM: Peptidase family M20/M25/M40; Peptidase dimerisation domain~TIGRFAM: putative selenium metabolism hydrolase; M20/DapE family protein YgeY~COGs: COG0624 Acetylornithine deacetylase/Succinyl-diaminopimelate desuccinylase and related deacylase~InterPro IPR017706: IPR002933: IPR011650: IPR001261~KEGG: cbl:CLK_2276 peptidase~PFAM: peptidase M20; peptidase dimerisation domain protein~SPTR: Peptidase, M20/M25/M40 family;~TIGRFAM: M20/DapE family protein YgeY): protein MEFDKVLKKAEEYRKDISQFLRDMVAIPSESCQERDVILRIKEEMEKVGFDKVEIDPMGNILGYVGKGLRLIAMDAHIDTVGVGDLSLWEVDPYEGYEDDQVIVGRGTSDQEGGMASMVYAARIIKDLGLEDDYTLLVTGTVQEEDCDGLCWQYIIEEDGIRPEFVVITEPTSLNIYRGQRGRMEIKVKTKGLSCHGSVPERGDNAIYKMAPILQELRALHENLHEDPFLGKGSLTVSEIFFTSPSRCAVADSCWISIDRRLTWGETWEKALQEIRNLPSVKESGAEVSMYSYDKPSYTGLVYPTECYFPAWVLEEEHPACQATIKAYKNLFGQDPFVDKWGFSTNGVSIMGRYGIPCIGFGPGHEDQAHAPNERTWKDELVKAAAMYAVIPSIYVQNY from the coding sequence GTGGAGTTTGATAAGGTGCTGAAAAAAGCGGAAGAATACAGAAAGGACATCTCCCAGTTCCTCCGCGACATGGTGGCCATACCTAGCGAAAGCTGTCAGGAAAGGGATGTGATCCTTCGCATCAAAGAAGAGATGGAAAAGGTAGGTTTCGATAAGGTTGAAATAGACCCCATGGGTAACATTTTGGGTTACGTGGGCAAGGGCTTAAGGCTCATAGCCATGGACGCCCACATAGATACCGTAGGAGTGGGGGATTTGAGCCTATGGGAGGTAGATCCCTATGAGGGTTACGAGGATGACCAGGTAATAGTCGGAAGGGGTACCAGCGACCAGGAAGGAGGCATGGCCTCCATGGTTTATGCGGCCCGAATCATAAAGGACCTGGGTTTGGAGGACGACTATACCCTATTGGTTACGGGAACGGTTCAGGAGGAAGACTGCGATGGACTTTGCTGGCAGTACATCATAGAGGAAGATGGAATAAGGCCTGAGTTCGTTGTTATAACTGAGCCCACGTCCCTCAATATCTATAGGGGACAGCGAGGCAGGATGGAAATAAAAGTCAAGACCAAAGGTCTTAGCTGTCATGGGTCAGTCCCGGAAAGAGGAGACAACGCAATTTACAAGATGGCTCCCATACTTCAAGAGCTGAGGGCCCTTCACGAAAACCTGCACGAAGACCCGTTCCTTGGCAAGGGTAGCCTTACGGTCTCTGAGATATTCTTCACCTCCCCGTCAAGATGTGCCGTCGCAGACAGCTGCTGGATATCCATCGACAGAAGACTTACGTGGGGAGAGACATGGGAAAAGGCCCTCCAAGAGATACGCAACCTACCTTCCGTAAAAGAAAGCGGCGCGGAAGTCTCCATGTACAGCTACGATAAACCTTCCTATACCGGATTGGTTTATCCCACCGAGTGTTACTTCCCTGCATGGGTCCTTGAGGAGGAACACCCGGCGTGTCAAGCAACCATAAAGGCCTATAAGAACCTTTTTGGTCAGGACCCCTTTGTGGACAAATGGGGATTTTCAACCAACGGCGTTTCCATAATGGGAAGATACGGCATCCCATGTATAGGGTTTGGGCCTGGACATGAGGATCAGGCGCATGCTCCAAACGAGAGAACATGGAAGGATGAGCTGGTGAAGGCTGCAGCGATGTACGCAGTCATTCCTTCCATATATGTTCAGAATTATTAA
- a CDS encoding TRAP dicarboxylate transporter, DctM subunit (PFAM: DctM-like transporters~TIGRFAM: TRAP transporter, DctM subunit~COGs: COG1593 TRAP-type C4-dicarboxylate transport system large permease component~InterPro IPR004681: IPR010656~KEGG: sit:TM1040_2749 TRAP dicarboxylate transporter-DctM subunit~PFAM: TRAP C4-dicarboxylate transport system permease DctM subunit~SPTR: TRAP dicarboxylate transporter, DctM subunit;~TIGRFAM: TRAP dicarboxylate transporter, DctM subunit) has translation MTGFITAVFVIFLVVGMPIGFVLGVTGLLSMLKMNVPSILQLVPQRYFAGVDMFTLMAMPFFILAGDIMNKTGITQKLVKFSNVLVGHLQGGLAHANIVASVFFAGLTGAAVSDTAAIGSMLIPAMVEEGYDKDFSAAVTASSSIIGPTIPPSNIMVIYGAFMQVSIAGLFLAGILPGILVAVALMILTARISKKRGYPVGQRRATLKEMILAFKEAFVALLMPIIILGGILSGVFTPTEAAAVAVAYALFVGFVVYRSITVRDLVPIFIKMARTTGVVFLVIAAASILGWVLTMEQIPEKVANLMLGISTNKWVVMGMILLLLLFVGMFMDIAAALIILGPILHPLAVKMGFHPLHFGIIMVLSLNIALMTPPVGACLFVACGISRLTIEQLSREIFPFILVVVSVLILITVFPGIPLFLPRLMGYAPW, from the coding sequence ATGACTGGCTTTATAACTGCCGTGTTCGTGATATTTCTCGTAGTGGGCATGCCCATAGGCTTTGTCTTGGGGGTTACTGGACTTCTTTCCATGCTCAAGATGAACGTTCCCTCCATACTTCAGTTAGTGCCCCAGCGATATTTTGCGGGAGTGGATATGTTCACCCTCATGGCCATGCCCTTTTTCATCTTGGCTGGAGACATAATGAACAAGACGGGTATCACTCAGAAGCTCGTAAAGTTCAGCAACGTACTTGTGGGGCACCTTCAGGGTGGGCTTGCACATGCAAATATAGTGGCCTCGGTGTTCTTTGCCGGACTTACTGGAGCAGCCGTAAGCGATACAGCAGCTATAGGCTCCATGCTTATTCCAGCCATGGTTGAGGAAGGGTACGACAAGGATTTTTCTGCGGCAGTTACAGCGTCTTCATCAATCATAGGGCCCACAATCCCTCCCTCCAACATAATGGTCATCTACGGGGCGTTCATGCAGGTCTCCATAGCTGGGTTGTTTTTGGCAGGCATCCTTCCGGGGATACTGGTTGCCGTAGCACTGATGATACTAACTGCGAGGATATCCAAAAAGAGAGGTTATCCCGTCGGTCAAAGACGGGCTACGCTGAAAGAGATGATCCTTGCCTTTAAGGAGGCCTTTGTGGCTCTCCTTATGCCCATAATCATCCTGGGTGGAATTCTAAGCGGTGTTTTTACCCCGACGGAGGCTGCGGCGGTAGCTGTTGCCTATGCCTTGTTCGTGGGCTTCGTAGTATATCGAAGCATAACCGTGAGAGACCTGGTTCCCATTTTCATCAAGATGGCCAGAACTACCGGAGTGGTTTTCTTGGTAATAGCTGCTGCCTCCATATTGGGGTGGGTGCTCACCATGGAGCAGATTCCGGAAAAGGTCGCTAATCTTATGTTGGGTATAAGCACCAACAAATGGGTTGTCATGGGAATGATACTCCTTCTTCTGCTTTTCGTAGGAATGTTCATGGACATAGCGGCGGCTCTCATAATCCTTGGTCCCATCCTTCACCCGTTGGCCGTGAAGATGGGCTTTCATCCCCTCCATTTCGGCATAATAATGGTTCTTTCCCTCAACATAGCCTTGATGACTCCGCCGGTGGGGGCGTGCCTGTTCGTAGCCTGTGGCATAAGTAGGCTGACCATAGAGCAGCTGAGCAGAGAGATATTCCCTTTTATTCTTGTTGTGGTTTCTGTTCTCATATTGATAACTGTATTTCCCGGTATACCCCTTTTCCTCCCAAGGCTCATGGGCTACGCGCCTTGGTGA
- a CDS encoding Tripartite ATP-independent periplasmic transporter DctQ component (PFAM: Tripartite ATP-independent periplasmic transporters, DctQ component~COGs: COG3090 TRAP-type C4-dicarboxylate transport system small permease component~InterPro IPR007387~KEGG: sit:TM1040_2748 tripartite ATP-independent periplasmic transporter DctQ~PFAM: Tripartite ATP-independent periplasmic transporter DctQ component~SPTR: Tripartite ATP-independent periplasmic transporter DctQ component) has product MSIFKAAETIGNALEKALEVPLLILSVIMTFTVLLGVLFRYVFVSPLSWTEEFSRYMMIWMALLAVAPCIWRHEHVGVTMFVKKLPRLLAKGIIFISNAFILFFLYILVVYGFKMAEGGKAQLSTALNTSMYWWLMSVPVSALLCIVMLICKMILDIRRKDLDEILMAEDIVATVKREENLEFDEPTLKGDGR; this is encoded by the coding sequence ATGTCCATATTTAAAGCCGCAGAGACAATAGGTAACGCCTTGGAGAAGGCCCTTGAGGTTCCCCTTTTGATCCTCTCGGTTATCATGACCTTCACCGTTCTTTTGGGGGTTTTGTTCCGTTACGTGTTTGTCTCTCCCTTGAGTTGGACTGAGGAATTTTCAAGGTACATGATGATCTGGATGGCCCTCCTTGCCGTTGCGCCTTGCATCTGGCGGCATGAGCACGTAGGTGTAACCATGTTCGTAAAGAAGCTGCCGAGGCTTTTGGCCAAGGGGATAATATTCATCTCAAATGCCTTCATCTTGTTTTTCCTCTATATCCTTGTGGTCTACGGTTTCAAAATGGCAGAGGGAGGCAAAGCGCAGCTTTCGACGGCTCTTAACACTAGCATGTACTGGTGGCTCATGTCTGTTCCTGTGAGTGCCCTCCTTTGCATAGTCATGCTGATCTGCAAGATGATCCTGGACATAAGACGCAAAGACCTGGACGAGATCCTTATGGCCGAGGATATAGTTGCGACGGTTAAAAGGGAGGAAAACCTAGAGTTTGATGAACCCACTCTAAAGGGGGATGGGCGATGA
- a CDS encoding TRAP dicarboxylate transporter, DctP subunit (PFAM: Bacterial extracellular solute-binding protein, family 7~TIGRFAM: tripartite ATP-independent periplasmic transporter solute receptor, DctP family~COGs: COG1638 TRAP-type C4-dicarboxylate transport system periplasmic component~InterPro IPR004682: IPR018389~KEGG: sit:TM1040_2750 TRAP dicarboxylate transporter, DctP subunit~PFAM: Extracellular solute-binding protein, family 7~SPTR: TRAP dicarboxylate transporter, DctP subunit;~TIGRFAM: TRAP dicarboxylate transporter, DctP subunit) → MRKFGVALLVAVMIMVGTSGAFAAKTIKLSHLNPQQPFEVATAAMSAVFKSMVEAQSNGELKVEIYPAGQLGNERETMEQVKVGVVQSYIASAGGMASFYPLYSVLDIPFAIPDYNVAWKLFDGPFGQYLASDIEKKAGFKVLGFGEAGGFFQLTNSKRPIKTVDDMKGLKMRTMTLPSHQNLMKAYGAAATPVAWAEVYTALQTGVVDGQHNPIPIILTGKLYEVQKYLTLTNHLYSTYCWVMNKDFYEGLTDKEKSIVDGAAMTAIVAGRGLNRIIEASDKGLPALQAAGMEIYTPTPEALEQFREIGRKAAMEFIKSTYGDEGVELANKYLDSISEIVKEEK, encoded by the coding sequence ATGAGAAAGTTTGGGGTAGCGTTATTGGTTGCAGTGATGATAATGGTGGGAACAAGCGGAGCCTTTGCGGCCAAGACCATTAAATTGTCTCACTTGAACCCGCAGCAGCCTTTTGAAGTAGCAACAGCTGCGATGTCCGCTGTTTTCAAGAGCATGGTTGAGGCGCAGAGCAACGGAGAACTTAAGGTGGAGATTTATCCTGCAGGGCAACTTGGAAACGAACGGGAGACCATGGAACAGGTCAAGGTAGGAGTCGTGCAGAGCTACATAGCCTCTGCAGGGGGAATGGCCTCCTTCTATCCCCTGTACAGCGTCTTGGATATACCCTTTGCCATTCCCGATTACAATGTGGCTTGGAAGCTCTTTGATGGCCCCTTCGGTCAGTACCTAGCTTCAGACATAGAGAAAAAGGCGGGATTCAAGGTTTTAGGCTTTGGAGAGGCGGGAGGATTCTTCCAGCTGACCAACAGCAAGCGTCCCATAAAGACCGTTGATGACATGAAGGGATTGAAGATGAGGACCATGACCTTGCCTTCTCACCAGAACCTGATGAAGGCTTATGGAGCTGCCGCAACACCTGTTGCCTGGGCGGAAGTCTATACGGCGCTCCAGACCGGTGTGGTAGACGGACAGCACAACCCCATACCCATAATACTCACAGGGAAACTCTATGAAGTGCAGAAATATCTTACACTTACCAACCACCTCTACAGCACCTACTGTTGGGTCATGAACAAAGATTTCTATGAGGGGCTTACGGACAAGGAAAAATCCATAGTGGACGGTGCGGCCATGACTGCGATCGTTGCTGGTAGAGGCCTTAACAGGATAATAGAGGCCTCTGATAAGGGACTGCCAGCCCTTCAGGCTGCAGGAATGGAGATTTATACTCCTACTCCTGAGGCTCTTGAGCAGTTCAGGGAGATAGGAAGGAAAGCGGCTATGGAGTTCATCAAGAGCACTTATGGAGACGAAGGTGTGGAGCTTGCCAACAAGTATCTGGACTCCATCAGCGAGATAGTGAAGGAGGAAAAGTAG
- a CDS encoding Pyridoxal-5'-phosphate-dependent protein beta subunit (PFAM: Pyridoxal-phosphate dependent enzyme~COGs: COG0031 Cysteine synthase~InterPro IPR001926~KEGG: aco:Amico_0198 pyridoxal-5'-phosphate-dependent protein beta subunit~PFAM: Pyridoxal-5'-phosphate-dependent protein beta subunit~SPTR: Pyridoxal-5'-phosphate-dependent protein beta subunit) produces MIDLTVNEKQLRRTVERAKERGIVIPTFEQMKDPEKIPQKIKEKLKDVGLWDVNPLNLFRITWKNEPKSKGGLYDGVNFLELPSELTGVKARIIALVGKWFPTGAHKVGATFGCLVPRLVTGQFDPTTQKAVWPSTGNYCRGGAYNAQLLGCESIAILPEGMSKERFEWLKSVAGEVIATPGSESNVKEIFDKTWELRRTRDNVVIFNQFEELGNHLWHYEVTGHAMEEVVKEVAGPQDKFFGVTLTSGSAGTLGCGDYMKDVYPGSKIAVGEALQCPTLLMNGFGAHRIEGIGDKHVPWIHNVKNTDMVIAVDDADSMAMIRLFNEPIGKEFLKEQGVPDEVVEKLHLMGISSAANVIMAIKMAKYYELTEKDIILTVFTDSMELYRSRIKELEEEFGPYTKVQAAVDFEKHIMGLSVDWMKELTYYDKKAIHNLKYYTWIEQQGKDIEELNAQWYDAENYWGSVHKMAPLIDEKIKAFNEMTGVLDNL; encoded by the coding sequence TTGATAGACCTAACTGTTAACGAAAAACAGCTGCGTAGGACGGTTGAAAGGGCAAAGGAACGAGGCATTGTAATACCGACTTTTGAACAGATGAAGGATCCAGAAAAGATCCCTCAGAAAATCAAAGAAAAGCTGAAGGATGTAGGTCTTTGGGATGTGAACCCACTCAACCTTTTCAGGATAACCTGGAAGAACGAACCCAAAAGCAAGGGGGGGCTGTACGACGGAGTCAACTTCTTGGAGCTTCCTTCAGAGCTCACGGGCGTGAAGGCCAGGATAATAGCCTTAGTCGGCAAGTGGTTCCCCACGGGAGCACACAAGGTTGGAGCTACCTTTGGCTGTTTGGTTCCCCGCCTCGTGACCGGTCAGTTCGACCCAACGACACAGAAAGCTGTGTGGCCTTCTACTGGAAACTACTGTAGGGGAGGAGCTTACAACGCTCAGCTTTTAGGCTGTGAATCCATAGCCATACTTCCTGAAGGAATGAGCAAAGAGCGCTTTGAATGGCTGAAGAGCGTGGCGGGGGAAGTTATAGCCACTCCTGGCAGCGAAAGCAACGTAAAGGAGATATTCGACAAGACGTGGGAGCTCCGCAGAACGAGGGACAACGTAGTTATATTTAATCAGTTCGAGGAGCTGGGCAACCACCTGTGGCACTATGAGGTTACGGGACATGCCATGGAAGAGGTCGTAAAGGAGGTCGCAGGGCCTCAGGATAAGTTCTTCGGCGTGACCTTGACGTCTGGTTCAGCAGGAACATTGGGGTGCGGTGACTACATGAAGGACGTCTACCCAGGGAGCAAAATAGCCGTTGGCGAAGCTCTTCAGTGCCCCACGCTCCTTATGAACGGTTTTGGAGCTCATCGTATAGAGGGTATAGGGGACAAGCACGTTCCTTGGATACACAACGTCAAGAACACCGACATGGTGATAGCAGTGGACGATGCCGACAGCATGGCCATGATCAGGCTTTTCAACGAACCTATAGGGAAGGAGTTCTTGAAGGAACAGGGAGTCCCTGATGAAGTTGTGGAAAAGCTCCACCTGATGGGCATATCAAGTGCAGCCAACGTGATAATGGCCATCAAGATGGCCAAATACTATGAACTAACGGAGAAGGACATAATCCTTACGGTCTTCACGGACAGTATGGAGCTGTACCGCTCCAGGATCAAGGAGCTAGAGGAAGAGTTCGGCCCTTATACCAAGGTTCAGGCCGCCGTTGACTTTGAAAAACACATAATGGGTCTTTCGGTGGATTGGATGAAGGAGCTTACTTATTACGACAAGAAAGCTATTCATAACCTGAAGTACTATACGTGGATAGAGCAGCAAGGAAAGGATATCGAGGAGCTCAATGCCCAGTGGTATGACGCGGAAAATTACTGGGGCTCTGTGCATAAAATGGCTCCTCTCATCGATGAAAAGATAAAGGCCTTCAACGAGATGACAGGAGTGCTGGACAACCTTTAA
- a CDS encoding Glycine hydroxymethyltransferase (PFAM: Serine hydroxymethyltransferase~COGs: COG0112 Glycine/serine hydroxymethyltransferase~InterPro IPR001085: IPR019798~KEGG: aco:Amico_1785 glycine hydroxymethyltransferase~PFAM: glycine hydroxymethyltransferase~PRIAM: Glycine hydroxymethyltransferase~SPTR: Serine hydroxymethyltransferase), with the protein MFVGSFEYLRKVDPAIASVIEAELKREREGIELIASENVVSPAVLAAMGSVLTNKYAEGYPAKRYYGGCEFVDQAEDLARDRAKKLFGCDHVNVQPHSGSQANMAVYFSVLKPGDTILAMNLSHGGHLTHGSPVNFSGQLYNVVPYGVSRETETIDFDEVERLALEHKPRMIVCGASAYPREIDAEKFREIADKVGAYLMFDIAHIAGLVAADLHKDPIPWCDFVTTTTHKTLRGPRGGMVMCKEEYAKAIDKTIFPGMQGGPLMHVIAAKAVAFQEALQPEFKEYQRKIVENAKAFADALSKKGFRLVSGGTDNHLMLLDLTDRGITGKDFEIALDKAGITVNKNTIPFETRSPFITSGIRVGTPAVTSRGFGPSEMVILADLMDRVASAPDDEANLKKVREEVLELCRAFPLYGGWEL; encoded by the coding sequence ATGTTTGTGGGGTCTTTTGAATACTTGAGGAAGGTCGATCCAGCGATAGCCTCCGTGATAGAGGCGGAACTCAAGAGAGAAAGGGAGGGCATAGAGCTCATAGCTTCCGAGAACGTGGTATCCCCTGCTGTGTTGGCTGCAATGGGGTCTGTGTTGACCAATAAGTACGCTGAAGGCTATCCGGCGAAGAGGTATTACGGCGGATGCGAATTTGTGGATCAGGCAGAGGACCTGGCTCGGGATAGGGCCAAGAAGCTTTTCGGCTGCGATCACGTGAACGTCCAGCCTCACTCGGGATCTCAGGCGAACATGGCCGTTTACTTCTCGGTCTTGAAGCCCGGTGACACCATTTTAGCCATGAACTTGTCCCACGGAGGGCACCTGACCCACGGAAGTCCGGTCAACTTCTCGGGGCAGCTTTACAACGTGGTGCCTTACGGAGTCTCAAGGGAGACGGAGACCATAGATTTCGACGAGGTAGAGCGCCTGGCCTTGGAGCACAAGCCCAGGATGATAGTGTGCGGAGCCAGTGCTTACCCAAGGGAGATAGACGCAGAAAAGTTCCGCGAGATAGCGGACAAGGTGGGAGCTTACCTAATGTTCGACATAGCCCACATTGCCGGTCTGGTGGCTGCCGACCTTCATAAAGATCCTATACCGTGGTGTGACTTTGTCACCACCACGACCCACAAGACCCTGCGGGGACCCAGAGGCGGTATGGTCATGTGCAAAGAGGAGTACGCCAAGGCTATTGACAAGACCATATTCCCCGGCATGCAGGGAGGACCGCTGATGCATGTAATAGCGGCCAAGGCGGTGGCTTTCCAGGAAGCACTGCAGCCCGAGTTCAAGGAGTATCAGAGGAAAATAGTAGAAAACGCCAAGGCTTTTGCTGATGCCCTGTCTAAAAAAGGCTTCAGGCTGGTTTCAGGGGGGACGGACAACCACCTGATGCTTCTGGATCTGACTGATAGAGGTATCACAGGGAAGGATTTTGAAATAGCCTTGGACAAGGCGGGGATAACCGTCAACAAAAACACCATACCCTTTGAGACCCGAAGCCCCTTTATTACAAGCGGCATCAGGGTGGGAACTCCAGCGGTGACCAGTAGAGGCTTTGGTCCCAGCGAGATGGTGATCCTGGCCGACCTGATGGACAGAGTTGCATCTGCTCCCGACGATGAGGCAAACCTGAAGAAAGTAAGAGAGGAAGTTTTGGAGCTGTGCAGAGCCTTCCCGCTTTACGGTGGTTGGGAGCTGTAG
- a CDS encoding L-threonine synthase (PFAM: Pyridoxal-phosphate dependent enzyme~TIGRFAM: threonine synthase~COGs: COG0498 Threonine synthase~InterPro IPR004450: IPR001926~KEGG: mta:Moth_1998 L-threonine synthase~PFAM: Pyridoxal-5'-phosphate-dependent protein beta subunit~SPTR: Threonine synthase;~TIGRFAM: threonine synthase), with the protein MAKPQLLKCAICGKEYEPEENLYTCPDCGLDGTFHVLYDYEKAAKEITKEKLRENDDFSLWRYKAVLPVEKDENIPPLAAGWTPLYSSQKLARTYGVKEVYVKDDGRNPTGSLKDRASAVGVAKALDYGRDVIACASTGNAASSLSGFAAVSGLKSIIFVPESAPVAKITQLLVYGACVVLVKGTYEKAFDLATEAIERWGWYNRNCAINPYLVEGKKTCAMEIAEQLNWDAPDFVFVSVGDGCIISGLYKGFSDLVKLGLTERVPHIVGVQAEGASPIYKAFKEGAPRVEFSPASTVADSISVGAPRNWAKALNGVRSSGGDMLAVSDDEILSAIPELARTTGVFGEPAGVTAFAGFRKAAREGKLPKDARVALVVTGNGLKDIDGARRAVGQPIVTEPCLLGLEKALKERNVI; encoded by the coding sequence GTGGCAAAACCTCAATTGCTAAAATGTGCCATTTGCGGAAAAGAATATGAGCCAGAAGAGAACCTTTATACGTGCCCTGACTGCGGCTTGGATGGGACTTTTCACGTGCTGTACGATTACGAGAAGGCGGCAAAGGAGATAACGAAAGAAAAGCTTAGAGAAAACGATGATTTTTCTCTTTGGAGGTACAAGGCTGTTCTGCCCGTCGAGAAAGACGAAAACATTCCTCCTCTTGCGGCAGGTTGGACACCCCTTTACAGCTCCCAAAAGCTTGCCAGAACTTACGGTGTAAAAGAAGTTTACGTGAAAGACGACGGTCGCAACCCTACGGGCTCTCTGAAGGACCGTGCCAGCGCTGTTGGCGTTGCAAAGGCTCTGGATTACGGAAGGGATGTCATAGCTTGCGCTTCTACTGGCAACGCAGCAAGTTCCCTTTCAGGATTTGCTGCAGTCTCAGGTCTTAAAAGCATTATCTTCGTTCCCGAAAGCGCTCCGGTGGCCAAAATCACCCAGCTTCTGGTGTACGGTGCATGTGTGGTTTTGGTAAAGGGGACATACGAGAAAGCTTTTGACCTGGCCACCGAGGCAATAGAGCGCTGGGGCTGGTATAATCGTAATTGTGCGATAAACCCTTACCTAGTTGAAGGAAAAAAGACCTGTGCCATGGAGATAGCGGAGCAGCTGAATTGGGATGCGCCAGATTTTGTTTTCGTATCTGTCGGAGATGGTTGCATAATAAGCGGGTTGTATAAGGGGTTTTCTGATTTGGTGAAGCTTGGGTTAACGGAGCGAGTGCCTCATATAGTGGGAGTTCAGGCGGAGGGCGCAAGCCCAATATACAAGGCATTCAAAGAAGGGGCCCCGAGGGTGGAATTTAGCCCGGCATCCACCGTCGCGGACAGTATCTCCGTTGGGGCACCGCGAAACTGGGCCAAGGCTCTTAACGGTGTTCGAAGCAGCGGAGGTGATATGCTGGCGGTATCGGATGATGAGATTCTTTCAGCCATACCGGAACTGGCCAGGACAACGGGGGTCTTTGGGGAACCTGCTGGCGTTACTGCTTTTGCGGGATTCCGAAAGGCCGCGCGGGAAGGTAAGCTTCCCAAGGATGCAAGGGTCGCGTTAGTGGTGACAGGCAACGGGCTCAAGGACATAGATGGTGCCCGCAGGGCAGTGGGGCAGCCTATAGTTACTGAGCCTTGTCTTTTGGGGTTAGAGAAGGCATTGAAAGAGAGAAACGTAATATAA